One Cicer arietinum cultivar CDC Frontier isolate Library 1 chromosome 8, Cicar.CDCFrontier_v2.0, whole genome shotgun sequence DNA segment encodes these proteins:
- the LOC101510222 gene encoding DEAD-box ATP-dependent RNA helicase 52C-like, translated as MSGLITGQPAQRPPRGVRTVCPLALVLSPTREISMQIHEEAKKVACQTGVRVVVAYGRAPVNQQVYVLAFIFVYS; from the exons ATGAG TGGACTTATTACGGGTCAACCTGCGCAGAGGCCGCCTCGTGGGGTTCGTACCGTGTGCCCACTTGCTCTTGTTCTCTCACCAACTAGGGAGATATCAATGCAG ATACATGAAGAGGCTAAGAAGGTTGCATGCCAGACCGGGGTTAGGGTGGTTGTTGCTTATGGCAGAGCTCCAGTTAACCAGCAGGTTTATGTCCTAgcttttatttttgtgtattcTTGA